One region of Hymenobacter sediminicola genomic DNA includes:
- a CDS encoding DinB family protein — protein MSHITPPAATEYAPYYGTYVRLVTGDPLAALQAQPAELRHLLTGLTEEQGQFRYAPGKWSIKEMLVHMIDTERIFAYRALRIARGDTTPLPGFEQDDYVPASEADARSLTSILHEYDTVRAATLSLLESLSEAQLSRQGTASGQPVSVRAMNFIIAGHEAHHLHILQERYLPLLAA, from the coding sequence ATGAGCCACATCACGCCACCCGCCGCCACCGAGTATGCCCCGTACTACGGTACCTATGTCCGCCTTGTCACCGGCGACCCGCTGGCAGCCCTACAGGCCCAGCCGGCCGAATTGCGCCACCTGTTAACAGGCCTGACGGAGGAGCAGGGGCAGTTTCGGTATGCCCCCGGCAAATGGAGTATCAAGGAAATGCTGGTGCATATGATTGATACAGAGCGCATTTTCGCTTACCGCGCCCTGCGTATTGCCCGCGGCGACACTACGCCGCTACCCGGCTTCGAGCAGGATGACTATGTGCCTGCTTCCGAAGCTGATGCCCGCTCTCTGACCAGCATTCTGCACGAATACGACACTGTGCGGGCGGCTACGCTGAGCCTGCTTGAGTCGTTGAGCGAGGCGCAGCTGAGCCGGCAGGGAACGGCCAGCGGCCAGCCTGTGAGCGTACGGGCCATGAATTTCATTATTGCCGGGCATGAAGCGCATCATCTGCATATATTGCAGGAGCGGTATCTGCCACTGCTGGCAGCTTAG
- a CDS encoding RNA-binding domain-containing protein: MTDLQELIRQGEGEQLEFKKKTTHPSRISRTLASLANTHGGQVLIGVEDDGRIVGVRDAEEEIYLLRQAALHYVEPALTLYIKEWEEDGRTVLIVTVPESAHKPHRAQVAEGDWRGYVRVRDESVQTSQLTEKALQRHEDLEMPRLEKLPLNKDELAVLDYLGSHSRITLAQYMKLLNIGKRRAYRILIKLTLHGYLKHHDKEKEVYYTL; encoded by the coding sequence ATGACTGATTTGCAGGAACTCATTCGCCAGGGTGAAGGCGAACAGCTGGAATTCAAGAAGAAAACCACGCATCCGTCGCGCATTTCACGCACGTTGGCCTCGCTGGCCAACACGCATGGCGGCCAGGTGCTGATAGGCGTAGAAGATGATGGCCGTATTGTGGGCGTACGCGACGCGGAGGAGGAAATCTACCTGCTGCGCCAGGCGGCGCTACACTACGTAGAACCCGCGCTAACGCTTTACATCAAAGAATGGGAGGAAGACGGCCGCACCGTCCTCATCGTGACGGTGCCTGAAAGTGCGCACAAGCCGCACCGCGCCCAGGTGGCGGAGGGCGACTGGCGCGGCTACGTGCGCGTACGCGACGAAAGTGTGCAAACCAGTCAGCTCACTGAGAAAGCCCTGCAGCGCCATGAGGACCTGGAAATGCCCCGCCTGGAAAAGCTGCCGCTCAATAAAGATGAGCTAGCGGTGCTGGACTATCTGGGTAGCCACTCGCGCATCACGTTGGCGCAGTATATGAAGCTGCTCAACATTGGGAAGCGGCGCGCCTACCGTATCCTCATCAAGCTCACGCTGCACGGCTACCTTAAGCACCACGACAAAGAGAAGGAAGTTTACTACACGCTATAA